Proteins encoded by one window of Cellvibrio sp. KY-GH-1:
- a CDS encoding IS1182 family transposase yields MPKFIPYNHDQNAMVVINFRDQLQPGTFEHAIHYLIHEKLDLSIFDYAYNNKDGGRPAYNPAILLSVVLFAYSKGITSSREIEWCCTNNIIFKALSCDTVPHFTTIASFISSHPQAIEALFEQILLVCHEQGLLGNELFAIDGCKMSSNASKEWSGTFKELQQKRAKLKKLIRHHMREHRRIDKTESADAEKQRRTAQTIETLSKAHDKIDKFLKTAAPRMGQAKRPTEVKSNITDNESAKMTTSKGTVQGYNGIAAVDKKHQIIIDAQAFGAGQEHHTLQPVIESIKVRYQKLKFAHNIYRKQTLVTADTGFANEANMEYLYTHKINAYIPDNNFRSRDPKFAEQKAKYGKRKPIKKIKTRYKEVIPASEFHFDASTKTCICPAGETMWLKREGTDRYGKHQKLYFEGRLSKCRVCPLKEQCMQNPDSANDRTGHGRQVSFIIDKETKNKYTEWMKSRVDSEFGKMVYSHRMSTVEPVFANIGTNKGLKRFSLRGKAKVQGQWQLFCMIHNIEKLANYGDLTNAKRK; encoded by the coding sequence ATGCCAAAGTTTATTCCTTACAATCATGATCAAAATGCGATGGTGGTGATTAATTTTCGCGACCAGTTGCAACCCGGCACCTTCGAGCACGCTATTCATTACTTGATTCATGAAAAGCTCGATCTTTCTATCTTTGATTACGCTTACAACAACAAAGATGGCGGTAGGCCTGCGTATAACCCTGCCATTTTACTCAGTGTTGTGTTGTTCGCTTACTCCAAAGGTATTACGTCCAGCCGCGAAATTGAGTGGTGCTGTACGAACAATATTATTTTTAAAGCGCTTTCTTGCGATACCGTTCCTCATTTCACTACTATCGCCAGTTTTATCAGTAGTCATCCGCAAGCGATTGAAGCGCTGTTCGAACAAATTCTGTTGGTTTGTCATGAGCAAGGATTATTGGGCAATGAGCTGTTTGCGATTGATGGTTGCAAAATGTCCTCTAACGCCTCCAAGGAATGGTCGGGAACATTTAAAGAATTGCAGCAGAAACGCGCCAAATTAAAAAAGTTGATTCGGCACCATATGCGGGAGCACCGCCGTATCGATAAAACCGAATCTGCCGATGCAGAAAAGCAAAGGCGCACCGCCCAGACAATCGAAACCTTAAGTAAAGCGCACGATAAGATTGATAAATTCCTAAAGACAGCAGCCCCACGGATGGGGCAGGCGAAACGGCCGACTGAAGTAAAAAGCAATATTACCGATAATGAATCAGCCAAGATGACGACCAGCAAAGGTACCGTCCAGGGTTACAACGGTATTGCAGCAGTTGATAAAAAGCACCAGATCATTATTGATGCCCAAGCCTTTGGCGCAGGCCAGGAGCACCACACCTTACAGCCTGTTATTGAAAGTATTAAGGTGCGTTACCAAAAACTGAAATTTGCGCACAATATCTATCGCAAGCAGACACTGGTTACAGCGGACACTGGCTTTGCTAATGAGGCCAATATGGAATACCTCTACACCCATAAAATTAATGCTTATATTCCAGATAATAATTTTCGCAGTCGCGACCCAAAATTTGCTGAGCAGAAAGCGAAATATGGCAAGCGCAAGCCCATCAAGAAAATAAAAACCCGTTATAAAGAAGTCATTCCGGCTAGTGAATTCCACTTTGATGCATCGACAAAAACCTGCATTTGCCCAGCAGGGGAAACCATGTGGTTAAAGCGTGAAGGGACGGATCGTTATGGCAAACATCAAAAGTTGTATTTTGAAGGAAGGCTCAGCAAGTGCCGGGTATGCCCGCTAAAGGAACAGTGCATGCAAAACCCGGATTCAGCCAATGATCGAACCGGGCATGGGCGGCAGGTGTCCTTTATTATTGATAAGGAAACCAAAAACAAATATACCGAATGGATGAAGTCTCGGGTCGATAGCGAATTTGGCAAAATGGTTTATAGTCATCGCATGTCCACGGTTGAGCCTGTGTTCGCTAATATCGGCACAAACAAAGGGCTAAAGCGCTTCAGTCTACGTGGCAAAGCCAAAGTTCAGGGGCAATGGCAGTTGTTTTGTATGATCCACAATATAGAAAAGCTCGCGAATTATGGTGATTTGACCAACGCGAAGCGAAAATAA
- the flgN gene encoding flagellar export chaperone FlgN: MTRSEQLVQLAGRDIELDCADYQGLQRLMQGLYEQLLVRNSAQIESINQQIMVLVEFIRARAERRRKILSAFGLSPSVPGAMEKLLMHCPIPNRNTYLQRWSELEKLIQLTKSLNERNGKLLAMHNDILNQILGGNAAAQVYSPRYY, encoded by the coding sequence ATGACCCGCAGTGAGCAGCTGGTACAACTGGCCGGACGCGACATAGAACTGGATTGCGCCGACTACCAGGGCTTGCAACGTTTAATGCAGGGCCTGTATGAACAGCTGCTGGTGCGCAACAGCGCGCAAATAGAATCGATTAACCAACAAATTATGGTACTGGTGGAATTTATCCGTGCGCGCGCTGAACGCCGCCGTAAAATTCTCTCGGCGTTTGGTTTATCGCCTTCCGTTCCTGGTGCAATGGAAAAATTATTAATGCATTGCCCCATACCCAACCGTAACACCTACCTTCAGCGCTGGAGTGAACTGGAAAAATTAATCCAGCTCACTAAGTCACTCAATGAGCGCAACGGCAAACTCCTCGCCATGCACAATGACATTCTCAATCAAATATTGGGTGGGAATGCGGCAGCGCAGGTTTATTCGCCACGATATTACTAA
- the flgM gene encoding flagellar biosynthesis anti-sigma factor FlgM, translating to MEISRNIKAGYSAPAEPVASTKTEAAEQPKVAAAGPKPEPRLEQLQEAMRALPEIDLDQVAAIKKALANGELSSDVKVLAHSILAYHRGTDV from the coding sequence ATGGAAATCAGCAGAAACATCAAAGCCGGTTACAGTGCTCCCGCCGAGCCTGTCGCAAGTACCAAAACCGAAGCAGCTGAACAGCCCAAAGTGGCCGCTGCTGGCCCAAAACCCGAGCCGCGCTTGGAGCAATTGCAGGAAGCCATGCGCGCATTACCGGAAATCGATCTGGATCAGGTAGCTGCCATCAAAAAGGCATTGGCCAATGGTGAATTGAGCAGCGATGTCAAAGTGCTCGCGCACAGCATTCTCGCCTACCATCGCGGAACCGATGTATGA
- the fliH gene encoding flagellar assembly protein FliH produces MTVKIIKDSGKGWRPFRFPPRVSFSQKGMAGESWDADPAALQRAIADGFQEGSEKGYQQGLTQGQEEGMREGFAIGRSEGLTRGREEGRTEGRQMFETASQPLDQISQHLNAFMEDFDRKRRRELLQLVKKVAQQVIRCELTLHPTQLLNLAEEALASMPADQGDVNIHLHPEEYNRIKDLAPGRAASWRLVADEKLALGECRIVTAQTEVDIGCQQRLDACIDTLAEHMHLAEV; encoded by the coding sequence ATGACGGTAAAAATAATTAAAGATTCAGGTAAAGGCTGGCGCCCATTCCGCTTTCCCCCGCGCGTTAGTTTTAGTCAAAAAGGTATGGCGGGCGAGAGCTGGGATGCCGACCCGGCAGCCCTGCAACGCGCCATTGCCGATGGCTTTCAGGAAGGTTCAGAAAAAGGTTATCAGCAGGGTTTAACCCAGGGGCAAGAAGAAGGCATGCGCGAAGGTTTTGCTATCGGCCGCAGTGAAGGATTGACCCGTGGCCGCGAGGAAGGGCGCACCGAGGGGCGGCAGATGTTCGAAACCGCCAGCCAGCCACTCGACCAAATCAGCCAGCACCTCAATGCGTTTATGGAAGATTTTGATCGCAAACGCCGCCGTGAATTATTGCAGCTGGTAAAGAAGGTAGCGCAGCAAGTGATCCGCTGTGAGCTGACTTTACACCCCACCCAACTATTAAATTTGGCAGAAGAAGCGCTTGCGTCCATGCCGGCAGATCAGGGCGATGTGAACATTCATCTGCATCCGGAAGAGTACAACCGCATCAAAGACCTCGCTCCCGGTCGCGCCGCCAGCTGGCGTTTGGTCGCCGATGAAAAACTCGCGCTGGGCGAATGCCGCATAGTGACCGCGCAAACGGAAGTGGATATCGGTTGCCAACAGCGACTGGATGCCTGTATCGACACCCTTGCTGAACACATGCATTTGGCCGAAGTCTAG
- a CDS encoding integron integrase has translation MKTKHSPFLEMVRGEIRLRGYSIRTEKSYLFWTRQFILFHQKRHPAEMGKEEVKAFLTWLAVARNVAVNTQKVALNALVFLYAKVLQQELGDLGFTLAVKQRHLPVVLTPDEVVRILAQLEGRNRLIFELLYASGLRITECMRLRVQDVDFTHHSICVRDAKGNKDRQTLLGKSLVPALREAIEHALEIQREDNKRGIGPSFPHLLGVKFPNAFRSAAWMFLFPSASLTKNLVTQELCRHHLHDSVARKALQQAVVASGIDKKRVTCHSFRHSFATHLLQAGCDIRNVQELLGHNDVKTTQIYTHVLGEHFSGVSSPLDRLTMLGFSK, from the coding sequence ATGAAAACCAAGCACAGTCCATTTTTAGAAATGGTCCGCGGTGAAATTCGGCTGCGTGGTTATAGTATTCGCACGGAGAAAAGTTACCTGTTTTGGACTCGCCAGTTCATTTTATTTCACCAAAAACGCCACCCGGCTGAAATGGGTAAAGAAGAAGTAAAGGCATTTTTAACCTGGCTTGCGGTAGCGCGAAACGTTGCTGTAAATACCCAAAAAGTTGCGCTTAATGCTTTGGTGTTTTTGTATGCGAAAGTATTGCAACAAGAGCTTGGGGATTTGGGCTTTACGCTTGCGGTTAAGCAACGGCATTTACCGGTAGTATTAACACCTGATGAGGTGGTGCGTATTCTCGCGCAGCTGGAGGGAAGAAATCGTCTTATTTTTGAATTGTTGTATGCGAGTGGTTTACGTATTACCGAATGCATGCGCTTGCGGGTGCAAGATGTCGATTTTACCCATCATTCAATTTGCGTGCGCGATGCCAAGGGGAATAAAGATCGGCAAACGTTGCTGGGAAAATCACTGGTGCCTGCGTTGCGCGAGGCGATTGAACACGCGTTAGAGATACAGCGGGAAGACAACAAGCGTGGCATTGGCCCCTCATTTCCTCACCTGCTTGGCGTAAAATTTCCTAACGCATTTCGGTCTGCGGCCTGGATGTTTTTGTTCCCTTCCGCAAGCCTTACCAAAAATTTGGTCACGCAAGAACTTTGTCGCCATCACTTGCATGATTCAGTTGCCCGCAAAGCCTTGCAGCAAGCGGTTGTTGCTTCAGGTATCGACAAAAAACGCGTGACCTGCCATAGCTTTCGCCACTCATTTGCAACACATTTATTGCAGGCCGGCTGTGATATTCGCAACGTGCAAGAGCTGCTAGGCCATAACGATGTAAAAACAACACAAATTTATACTCACGTATTGGGCGAGCATTTTTCGGGAGTGAGCAGCCCATTGGATCGATTAACGATGCTAGGGTTTAGCAAATAA
- a CDS encoding lipopolysaccharide assembly protein LapB, which translates to MSDVNYSEIYSLIQMRRYSLAKQEIATAMAQEPGNAHLFYWAAYIAWLEDDEDYGLELTERGLSLAPDDIQLLHIRYKLLESAKFYEDAEEIIILLIRSFPRSADFLSDYARLMLITFHVKKSRLLCNEALRIDPENNNAKIVDLLLNLVAGKLSNAQVQLQSLLQDNPESERYLRLLLMVLIDRKQFKSALTLVQELIRKNPSDSSLIEVAIDLRRLTHWSALPLWHINRFGWPAAMGTWVGFIVLLQVDRHSAVPGMGYIVIAYLLWAVYSWIHAPIIGRWIKFRGI; encoded by the coding sequence ATGAGCGATGTTAATTATTCGGAAATCTATTCGCTCATTCAAATGCGGCGATATTCCCTTGCAAAGCAGGAAATTGCTACGGCAATGGCGCAGGAGCCAGGTAATGCCCATTTGTTCTATTGGGCAGCTTATATTGCCTGGTTGGAAGATGATGAGGATTATGGCCTTGAGCTAACTGAACGTGGATTGTCGTTGGCTCCTGACGATATTCAGTTGTTGCATATTCGCTATAAGCTCCTTGAAAGCGCAAAATTTTACGAGGATGCGGAAGAGATAATTATTCTGCTAATTCGATCATTTCCACGTAGTGCAGATTTCCTCAGTGATTATGCTCGCTTGATGCTCATTACATTTCATGTGAAAAAGTCCAGACTTTTATGCAATGAGGCCTTGCGCATAGACCCGGAAAATAATAATGCCAAAATAGTTGACTTGTTATTAAATCTGGTGGCTGGGAAGTTATCCAATGCACAAGTGCAACTGCAAAGTTTGTTGCAAGATAATCCCGAGAGTGAGCGTTACCTGCGATTATTATTAATGGTGCTGATAGATAGAAAGCAGTTTAAATCCGCGCTGACGTTGGTGCAGGAGTTGATTCGTAAAAACCCAAGTGACTCTTCCCTGATTGAGGTCGCTATTGATTTGCGCCGACTAACTCATTGGTCAGCGCTGCCCTTATGGCATATCAACCGATTTGGCTGGCCCGCTGCGATGGGGACCTGGGTTGGCTTTATTGTATTACTACAAGTCGATCGACACTCAGCAGTTCCTGGTATGGGTTATATAGTGATCGCCTATTTGCTGTGGGCTGTTTATTCATGGATACACGCGCCCATTATTGGCCGTTGGATTAAATTCAGAGGTATTTGA
- a CDS encoding flagellar FliJ family protein — MKEQLDTLGRLASLRATRVQQMLGRVTYQQNLCQRYRNNITGLTRLCGFTAPMTTPLQRDNQQQYKGTLLRMVELQRKELAVAEENLARIQLELMNAMRSEKIVAHVIDAKMNQWQLLLNQQEQKIQDGLAGQGWWRNQG; from the coding sequence ATGAAAGAACAATTGGATACCCTCGGTCGCCTCGCCAGTTTGCGCGCAACCCGCGTGCAGCAAATGCTGGGCCGCGTGACCTATCAACAAAACCTGTGCCAGCGCTATCGCAACAACATTACCGGCCTCACACGCCTGTGTGGTTTTACAGCGCCCATGACCACACCTTTACAGCGCGATAACCAGCAGCAATACAAAGGCACTTTGTTGCGGATGGTGGAACTGCAGCGCAAGGAATTGGCCGTCGCGGAGGAAAACCTCGCGCGTATCCAGCTCGAACTAATGAACGCCATGCGCAGCGAGAAAATCGTTGCTCATGTGATAGATGCAAAAATGAACCAATGGCAGTTGCTGCTTAATCAGCAAGAGCAAAAAATTCAGGATGGACTGGCTGGTCAGGGCTGGTGGCGGAATCAGGGGTAA
- the fliI gene encoding flagellar protein export ATPase FliI, which translates to MSPSSESGGAPVNSSPLSDFKLDAALASLDSIQLARVSGRLVRVSGLLLESHGCQRMTGQRCYVEQGDGSMLDAQVVGFNRDTTYLMPFKKPLGLAAGSRVFPADDDTSLHIDDSWLGRVLNGLGEPLDDLGKLSGRDPLPMELPKVNPLRRQPVSAPLDVGVRAINTMLTLGKGQRVGLFAGSGVGKSVLLGMITRQTKADVVVVGLIGERGREVQEFILHSLGEEGLRKAVLVVAPANESPLMRMKATELCHSIAAYFRDQGKDVLLLVDSLTRYAMAQREIALALGEPPATKGYPPSVFGMLPELVESAGNGESARGSLSALYTVLAEGDDHQDPIVDCARAILDGHIVLSRRLADVGHYPAIDIASSVSRCMTQVTDKPHQQAARQLKEYYSTYEKIKELIPLGGYTPGMDLKTDQSVQLAPAIERFLRQDVGQGAELEQCLAELKNIIR; encoded by the coding sequence ATGAGCCCTTCTTCAGAATCGGGGGGCGCTCCCGTCAATTCATCACCGCTGAGCGATTTCAAGCTCGATGCAGCCCTGGCATCGCTCGATAGCATCCAGCTTGCCCGGGTAAGTGGTCGGCTGGTGCGCGTTTCCGGCCTGTTATTGGAAAGCCACGGCTGCCAGCGGATGACTGGCCAGCGCTGCTATGTAGAGCAGGGCGACGGCAGCATGCTGGATGCACAGGTGGTGGGTTTTAACCGTGATACGACTTACTTGATGCCCTTTAAAAAGCCGCTCGGTTTAGCTGCTGGTTCGCGGGTGTTCCCGGCTGATGACGACACCAGCCTGCATATTGATGATTCCTGGCTGGGGCGCGTACTCAATGGCTTGGGTGAACCTCTGGACGATTTGGGCAAACTCAGTGGGCGTGACCCGCTACCCATGGAATTACCCAAGGTAAACCCGCTGCGCCGCCAACCGGTGTCTGCTCCGCTGGACGTGGGGGTGCGCGCCATCAACACCATGCTTACCCTCGGCAAAGGCCAGCGGGTAGGGCTGTTTGCCGGCAGTGGTGTGGGTAAAAGCGTGTTGCTTGGCATGATCACCCGCCAGACCAAGGCCGATGTTGTGGTGGTTGGTTTGATCGGTGAGCGTGGTCGCGAAGTACAGGAATTTATCCTCCATTCATTGGGCGAAGAAGGTTTGCGCAAAGCTGTCTTGGTAGTTGCGCCGGCCAATGAATCGCCGCTGATGCGCATGAAAGCTACCGAGCTGTGCCACAGCATCGCCGCTTATTTTCGCGATCAGGGCAAAGATGTTTTGTTGCTGGTGGATTCATTGACTCGCTATGCCATGGCGCAGCGCGAAATCGCTTTGGCATTGGGCGAGCCGCCGGCTACCAAAGGTTATCCGCCCTCGGTATTTGGCATGTTGCCGGAACTGGTGGAAAGCGCAGGCAACGGTGAAAGTGCGCGCGGCAGCTTAAGTGCGCTCTACACCGTGCTCGCCGAAGGCGATGATCATCAAGACCCGATTGTGGATTGCGCGCGTGCGATTCTGGATGGCCATATTGTGTTGTCGCGCCGCCTTGCCGATGTTGGCCACTACCCCGCGATTGACATCGCCTCCTCAGTGAGCCGCTGCATGACGCAAGTGACTGACAAGCCCCATCAACAGGCCGCACGCCAGTTGAAGGAGTACTACAGCACCTACGAAAAAATCAAAGAATTGATTCCGCTCGGCGGCTATACGCCAGGCATGGATTTAAAAACCGATCAGTCGGTGCAACTTGCGCCTGCCATCGAACGTTTTCTGCGGCAAGACGTAGGACAGGGGGCGGAGCTGGAACAGTGTTTGGCGGAATTGAAAAATATTATTCGTTAG
- a CDS encoding MATE family efflux transporter yields the protein MTEHSASPQELPNHQLSLLARILLEWKQLALLGAPILIAQLAQMANGVIDTVMAGHASAEDLAGVGIGTSLWVPTLLFFAGILGAMQPTISGHRGAEEWQKIMPTCWQGIYISLVGMVLMILFLTHLQPVLELLQLDEKTAFVADGYLKAFAWGVPALLLLTALRGLTDGLGHTQVIMFFSLLSTLLNLPLNYIFIYGFDFAVFQLPAMGGIGCGWATSISNWAATAGLLIYLNTSKIYQQFHLLANWVAPARVEIKRLLKLGLPIGLSSFIEVSMFCMIALFLAPLGAQTVAGHQIVLNVISLIFMLPLSMCIALTLRISFLVGAQDQDEARLLARSALLLAAAIGCTNALILFIGRDWLASLYTSDIAVQKIAAQLFVLGALFQIADVIQVTMMGVQRGYKDTKIPMIIMLVSFWGISLPLGYTLTFKDWITAPMGAPGFWTALILGLICAATLLTVRMIKFKAVNHVNHG from the coding sequence ATGACAGAGCACTCAGCTTCACCACAAGAATTGCCAAACCATCAACTTAGCCTTCTCGCTAGGATTCTGCTGGAGTGGAAACAACTCGCATTACTAGGCGCACCTATTTTAATCGCACAATTGGCGCAAATGGCTAATGGTGTAATAGACACTGTCATGGCCGGGCACGCCAGCGCGGAAGATTTAGCTGGTGTGGGTATTGGCACCAGCTTGTGGGTGCCAACCCTGTTATTTTTTGCCGGCATTCTCGGCGCTATGCAACCCACCATTTCAGGGCACCGCGGCGCCGAAGAATGGCAAAAAATTATGCCCACCTGTTGGCAAGGAATTTATATTTCTTTGGTTGGAATGGTGTTAATGATTTTATTTTTAACCCATTTGCAACCAGTCCTCGAATTGCTGCAACTGGATGAAAAAACGGCATTCGTTGCCGACGGCTATTTAAAAGCCTTTGCATGGGGCGTGCCCGCACTTTTATTATTAACAGCGTTGCGCGGCCTAACCGATGGGCTTGGGCACACGCAAGTGATTATGTTTTTCTCACTCCTGAGTACTCTGCTCAACTTGCCGCTCAATTACATATTCATTTACGGTTTTGATTTCGCGGTATTTCAATTACCCGCCATGGGTGGCATTGGCTGCGGCTGGGCTACCAGCATCTCCAACTGGGCGGCAACGGCTGGCTTATTGATCTATTTAAACACCAGCAAGATTTATCAACAATTTCATCTGCTCGCCAATTGGGTGGCACCGGCACGTGTGGAAATAAAACGCCTATTAAAGCTCGGCTTGCCCATTGGCTTGAGCAGTTTTATTGAAGTCAGTATGTTTTGCATGATTGCCTTGTTTCTCGCACCGCTAGGGGCGCAAACGGTGGCGGGTCATCAAATAGTGTTGAATGTCATTTCACTGATTTTTATGTTACCGCTTAGCATGTGCATCGCACTCACACTGCGCATCAGTTTCCTGGTAGGCGCGCAAGACCAGGATGAAGCGCGCCTGCTCGCTCGCAGCGCACTGTTATTGGCTGCCGCTATTGGCTGTACCAACGCATTAATTCTATTCATAGGTCGCGACTGGCTCGCCAGCCTTTATACTTCAGACATAGCTGTACAAAAAATTGCTGCACAATTATTTGTACTGGGTGCACTTTTTCAAATCGCCGACGTTATCCAGGTGACGATGATGGGGGTACAACGCGGCTATAAAGATACAAAAATTCCAATGATTATTATGCTGGTTTCCTTCTGGGGAATATCGCTACCCTTGGGCTACACCCTCACCTTCAAAGACTGGATTACCGCACCGATGGGCGCCCCCGGTTTTTGGACGGCATTAATTCTTGGTTTAATTTGCGCTGCGACTTTATTAACGGTGAGGATGATTAAATTTAAAGCCGTCAACCACGTGAACCATGGTTAA
- a CDS encoding IS1182 family transposase, protein MPKFIPYNHDQNAMVVINFRDQLQPGTFEHAIHYLIHEKLDLSIFDYAYNNKDGGRPAYNPAILLSVVLFAYSKGITSSREIEWCCTNNIIFKALSCDTVPHFTTIASFISSHPQAIEALFEQILLVCHEQGLLGNELFAIDGCKMSSNASKEWSGTFKELQQKRAKLKKLIRHHMREHRRIDKTESADAEKQKRTAQTIETLSKAHDKIDKFLKTAAPRMGQAKRPTEVKSNITDNESAKMTTSKGTIQGYNGIAAVDKKHQIIIDAQAFGAGQEHHTLQPVIESIKVRYQKLKIAHNIYRKQTLVTADTGFANEANMEYLYTHKINAYIPDNNFRSRDPKFAEQKAKYGKRKPIKKIKTRYKEVIPASEFHFDASTKTCICPAGETMWLKREGTDRYGKHQKLYFEGRLSKCRVCPLKEQCMQNPDSANDRTGHGRQVSFIIDKETKNKYTEWMKSRVDSEFGKMVYSHRMSTVEPVFANIGTNKGLKRFSLRGKAKVQGQWQLFCMIHNIEKLANYGDLTNAKRK, encoded by the coding sequence ATGCCAAAGTTTATTCCTTACAATCATGATCAAAATGCGATGGTGGTGATTAATTTTCGCGACCAGTTGCAACCCGGCACCTTCGAGCACGCTATTCATTACTTGATTCATGAAAAGCTCGATCTTTCTATCTTTGATTACGCTTACAACAACAAAGATGGCGGTAGGCCTGCGTATAACCCTGCCATTTTACTCAGTGTTGTGTTGTTCGCTTACTCCAAAGGTATTACGTCCAGCCGCGAAATTGAGTGGTGCTGTACGAACAATATTATTTTTAAAGCGCTTTCTTGCGATACCGTTCCTCATTTCACTACTATCGCCAGTTTTATCAGTAGTCATCCGCAAGCGATTGAAGCGCTGTTCGAACAAATTCTGTTGGTGTGTCATGAGCAAGGATTATTGGGCAATGAGCTGTTTGCGATTGATGGTTGCAAAATGTCCTCTAACGCCTCCAAGGAATGGTCGGGAACATTTAAAGAATTGCAGCAGAAACGCGCCAAATTAAAAAAGTTGATTCGGCACCATATGCGGGAGCACAGACGTATCGATAAAACCGAATCTGCCGATGCAGAAAAGCAAAAACGCACCGCCCAGACAATCGAAACCTTAAGTAAAGCGCACGATAAGATTGATAAATTCCTAAAGACAGCAGCCCCACGGATGGGGCAGGCGAAACGGCCGACTGAAGTAAAAAGCAATATTACCGATAATGAATCAGCCAAGATGACGACCAGCAAAGGTACCATCCAGGGTTACAACGGTATTGCAGCAGTTGATAAAAAGCACCAGATCATTATTGATGCGCAAGCTTTTGGCGCGGGCCAGGAACACCACACCTTACAGCCTGTTATTGAAAGTATTAAGGTGCGGTACCAAAAACTGAAAATTGCGCACAATATCTATCGCAAGCAGACACTGGTTACAGCGGACACCGGCTTTGCTAATGAGGCCAATATGGAATACCTCTACACCCATAAAATTAATGCCTATATTCCAGATAATAATTTTCGCAGCCGCGATCCCAAATTTGCTGAGCAGAAAGCGAAATATGGCAAGCGCAAGCCCATCAAGAAAATCAAAACCCGTTATAAAGAAGTCATTCCGGCTAGTGAATTCCACTTTGATGCATCGACAAAAACCTGCATTTGCCCAGCAGGGGAAACCATGTGGTTAAAGCGCGAAGGGACGGATCGTTATGGCAAACATCAAAAGTTGTATTTTGAGGGAAGGCTCAGTAAGTGTCGGGTATGCCCGCTAAAGGAACAGTGCATGCAAAACCCGGATTCAGCCAATGATCGAACCGGGCATGGGCGGCAGGTGTCCTTTATTATTGATAAGGAAACCAAAAACAAATATACCGAATGGATGAAGTCTCGGGTCGATAGCGAATTTGGCAAAATGGTTTATAGTCATCGCATGTCCACGGTTGAGCCTGTGTTCGCTAATATCGGCACAAACAAAGGGCTAAAGCGCTTCAGTCTACGTGGCAAAGCCAAAGTTCAGGGGCAATGGCAGTTGTTTTGTATGATCCACAATATAGAAAAGCTCGCGAATTATGGTGATTTGACCAACGCGAAGCGAAAATAA